One segment of Paraburkholderia bonniea DNA contains the following:
- a CDS encoding LysR family transcriptional regulator: MNVTLRQLRIFIEVARVKSFSRAGAEIGLSQSAVSRSILELETELGLRLVDRGRREVVLTDAGANLVASVTRLLAELDDALFEIREIGEQRRGRVMVAASPTIACRLMPQVVAACGQQFPFVTLTLRDDVQSDVVRQVKSGEVDFGVVVGPFAADGLLSMSIMSDSFCLVLRVDHPLAARAEIAWGDLAGQRLVMLGHASGSRPIIDAVLAAHGVNAEVVQELGHSATVFALVEAGVGLSVLPWLALPLPAGAALVARPLVPRAERTVELVRRQDRSLSPAAQAVWSLVSQLPPPS, from the coding sequence ATGAATGTGACGCTGCGCCAGTTGCGCATCTTTATTGAAGTAGCGCGCGTGAAAAGCTTTAGTCGGGCTGGCGCTGAAATTGGCCTGTCGCAGTCCGCCGTCAGCCGCTCCATTCTTGAGCTGGAGACGGAGCTTGGGCTTCGGCTGGTGGACCGGGGGCGGCGCGAGGTAGTGCTCACGGACGCCGGTGCCAATTTGGTGGCAAGCGTGACGCGCTTGTTGGCAGAGCTGGATGACGCATTGTTTGAAATTCGTGAAATTGGTGAGCAGCGGCGAGGCCGGGTGATGGTTGCCGCGAGCCCAACCATTGCCTGCCGCTTGATGCCGCAGGTCGTTGCCGCGTGCGGCCAGCAATTTCCTTTTGTGACACTGACGCTGCGCGATGACGTACAAAGTGACGTGGTGCGTCAGGTCAAGTCAGGAGAGGTTGATTTCGGCGTGGTTGTTGGGCCGTTTGCCGCGGATGGCTTATTGAGCATGTCAATCATGAGCGATTCATTTTGTCTGGTGCTGCGCGTCGATCATCCGCTGGCTGCCCGGGCAGAAATCGCCTGGGGCGATCTCGCGGGGCAGCGGCTGGTGATGCTGGGCCATGCGTCAGGTAGCCGGCCGATCATTGATGCTGTTCTGGCCGCCCATGGGGTCAACGCGGAGGTGGTGCAGGAACTGGGCCATTCCGCGACGGTGTTTGCGCTGGTGGAGGCGGGCGTGGGCTTGAGCGTGCTGCCATGGCTGGCGCTTCCGCTGCCTGCAGGCGCTGCGCTGGTTGCCCGCCCGCTGGTGCCACGCGCGGAGCGAACGGTCGAGCTTGTACGGCGTCAGGACCGCTCGTTATCACCCGCTGCACAGGCCGTATGGAGTCTGGTCAGCCAATTGCCGCCGCCAAGCTGA
- the rimP gene encoding ribosome maturation factor RimP, with translation MQLTELIETTVVGLGYELVDIERTGRGMLCIYIDQPAGIAIEDCEKVTRQLQHVLTVENIDYERMEVSSPGLDRPLKKLADFERFAGNEAVITLKKPLDGRKSYRGIVHAPNGDTIGLEFEGKEGAAMLDFTLADIDKARLIPKVDFRSRKQ, from the coding sequence GTGCAACTGACAGAACTAATTGAAACCACAGTCGTAGGCCTCGGTTACGAGCTCGTTGATATCGAGCGCACCGGGCGCGGCATGCTGTGTATTTATATCGACCAGCCGGCCGGTATTGCAATCGAAGATTGCGAGAAAGTAACGCGTCAGCTTCAGCACGTTCTGACAGTCGAAAATATCGATTACGAACGGATGGAAGTGTCGTCCCCCGGCTTGGATCGCCCACTGAAAAAGCTGGCTGACTTCGAGCGTTTTGCGGGTAACGAAGCTGTTATTACATTGAAAAAGCCATTGGACGGGCGTAAATCGTACCGGGGTATTGTGCATGCTCCCAACGGTGACACGATCGGTCTGGAATTCGAAGGGAAGGAAGGCGCCGCGATGCTCGATTTCACGCTCGCGGATATTGATAAAGCACGCCTGATTCCAAAAGTTGACTTTAGGAGCCGCAAACAATGA
- the scpB gene encoding SMC-Scp complex subunit ScpB, with protein MNTQEAKIVLETALICAQEPLKLAELRKLFADDVSADVIRTLLEDLKQDWAGRGVELVALASGWRFQSKPEMRFYLDRLHPEKPPKYSRAVLETLAIIAYRQPVTRGDIEEIRGVTVNTQVVKQLEDRNWIEVIGHRDVPGRPALYATTRQFLDDLGLKALDGLPPLDDPSAQLNADLLGQHSIEFAEAEAVAEAMLVSAGTVGASALEAADSLLAGEPDDESAQTPDRPDHDAEQPVDAVAAAIPAETEQEPLVSVTGEVAIARPLSDPEAAATTVFEPVEVTHAGHEENSNAAVPEIDALASGDIPPRNT; from the coding sequence ATGAATACTCAAGAGGCGAAGATCGTCCTCGAGACTGCCTTGATCTGTGCGCAGGAGCCTTTAAAGCTCGCTGAGTTGCGTAAGCTTTTCGCTGATGATGTCTCGGCTGACGTCATCCGGACGCTGCTCGAAGACTTAAAGCAGGACTGGGCTGGGCGCGGTGTCGAGCTGGTTGCGCTGGCCTCAGGCTGGCGCTTTCAAAGCAAGCCTGAAATGCGTTTTTATCTGGATCGGTTGCATCCCGAAAAACCACCAAAATACTCACGCGCCGTGCTTGAAACACTGGCAATCATTGCTTACCGCCAGCCGGTGACACGCGGTGATATTGAAGAAATTCGTGGCGTGACCGTCAATACGCAGGTGGTTAAGCAACTTGAAGACCGGAACTGGATTGAAGTCATTGGCCATCGGGATGTGCCCGGGCGTCCGGCGCTGTATGCGACAACACGGCAATTTCTCGATGATCTGGGTCTGAAAGCGCTTGATGGCCTGCCGCCGCTGGATGATCCCTCTGCGCAACTGAATGCTGATCTGCTGGGACAGCACTCGATTGAATTCGCGGAAGCAGAAGCAGTGGCCGAAGCCATGCTGGTATCTGCTGGCACGGTGGGGGCAAGTGCCCTGGAGGCCGCCGATTCTTTGCTGGCGGGTGAGCCGGATGATGAGTCTGCGCAAACGCCAGACCGTCCGGACCACGACGCAGAGCAACCGGTTGATGCTGTTGCGGCTGCAATACCCGCTGAGACAGAGCAGGAACCGCTGGTGTCTGTAACTGGCGAGGTGGCGATCGCCAGGCCCTTATCAGATCCTGAGGCGGCTGCCACGACCGTGTTTGAGCCGGTGGAGGTTACGCATGCCGGGCATGAAGAAAATAGTAACGCTGCTGTGCCAGAGATAGATGCTCTAGCCTCTGGCGATATCCCACCCCGAAATACCTGA
- the rluB gene encoding 23S rRNA pseudouridine(2605) synthase RluB, giving the protein MTHTPDTDSSESERATSSAPAAETRKPQAAAGESERSAPNADADDAERPRRGLRRGPRSLIARRRAGKTKNVDGAQVSSPSPGGGMPTRGASQGQGQSQGQGRFSRGDGSGGGGVKGPRRGPGGAGRDAGRPPASARSDEASHAVEPDTIPDDLFSYVSSPAFDADNSTTGGVRAPMLRQGRIQPPKRVLSPDDDAPKLHKVLAEAGMGSRREMEELIVAGRVSVNGEPAHIGQRIMPTDQVRINGKPVKRKLQNKPPRILLYHKPTGEIVSHADPEGRPSVFDKLPPMKTAKWLAVGRLDFNTEGLLLLTTSGDLANRFMHPRYSVEREYAVRVVGELTEGSRQKLLHGVELEDGPANFLRIRDGGGEGTNHWYHVALAEGRNREVRRMFEAVGLMVSRLIRTRHGPITLPRGLKRGRWEELEDNQVRSLMASVGLKATIEEKGSRSSVQERRQPDPMQTSMGFIHREPVLMSHARFDSQSRGQGQGPGAGRRNGGGGAGAGFGGNASGSGMGGGYGNRGANRGSGFAGGDGRNGGRDVDGNRAVPSGGARRAGGAPGNGGNSRAPGNGMGGAANRTGGNPGRVPGGNNPNAGGNRGGPRNRVRGR; this is encoded by the coding sequence TTGACACATACCCCCGATACTGATTCGTCCGAATCCGAGCGCGCCACGTCGTCTGCGCCGGCTGCTGAAACGCGTAAGCCGCAAGCAGCGGCTGGCGAAAGCGAGCGGTCAGCGCCTAATGCCGATGCGGATGATGCCGAGCGTCCGCGCCGCGGTCTGCGCCGCGGCCCGCGCAGCCTGATTGCGCGCCGTCGCGCAGGCAAGACGAAGAATGTAGACGGTGCCCAGGTGTCATCCCCGTCGCCAGGTGGCGGTATGCCAACTCGGGGCGCGAGTCAGGGGCAGGGCCAAAGTCAGGGTCAGGGACGTTTTTCACGGGGCGATGGGAGTGGCGGTGGTGGTGTAAAGGGGCCGCGGCGAGGTCCAGGTGGTGCCGGGCGTGATGCTGGACGGCCCCCGGCGAGCGCGCGTAGTGATGAGGCGAGTCACGCGGTTGAACCAGATACGATTCCGGATGATCTGTTTTCCTATGTGAGCTCGCCAGCGTTTGATGCGGATAACAGCACGACAGGCGGTGTGCGCGCACCGATGTTGCGCCAGGGCCGTATTCAGCCGCCTAAACGGGTTTTATCGCCGGATGATGATGCGCCGAAGTTGCACAAGGTTCTGGCAGAAGCGGGCATGGGTTCGCGCCGTGAAATGGAAGAGCTGATTGTGGCTGGGCGCGTGTCGGTCAATGGTGAGCCTGCTCATATCGGGCAGCGCATCATGCCGACCGATCAGGTTCGGATCAACGGCAAGCCCGTGAAGCGGAAGCTGCAGAACAAGCCTCCCCGCATTTTGCTGTACCACAAGCCGACTGGCGAAATCGTAAGTCACGCGGATCCAGAGGGGCGTCCGTCGGTATTTGACAAGTTACCGCCGATGAAAACGGCTAAATGGCTCGCGGTTGGGCGTCTCGATTTCAATACGGAAGGATTGTTGTTGCTGACGACCTCGGGTGATCTGGCCAATCGTTTTATGCACCCGCGCTACAGCGTGGAGCGCGAGTATGCGGTGCGCGTCGTTGGCGAACTGACAGAAGGCTCGCGGCAGAAGTTATTGCATGGTGTCGAGCTGGAAGACGGCCCGGCCAACTTTCTGCGCATCCGTGATGGCGGTGGCGAAGGGACTAACCACTGGTATCACGTAGCGCTAGCCGAAGGGCGCAATCGTGAGGTGCGGCGGATGTTCGAGGCAGTTGGGCTGATGGTGAGCCGGCTGATTCGCACGCGTCATGGCCCGATCACCTTGCCGCGCGGACTCAAGCGTGGGCGCTGGGAAGAGCTGGAGGACAATCAGGTCCGCAGTCTGATGGCCTCGGTCGGGCTCAAGGCAACGATTGAAGAAAAGGGCAGCCGCTCTTCAGTGCAGGAGCGCCGGCAGCCAGATCCGATGCAAACCTCGATGGGGTTCATTCATCGTGAACCGGTGTTGATGTCGCATGCCCGTTTTGATTCGCAGTCACGTGGCCAGGGTCAAGGGCCGGGGGCGGGGCGCCGTAATGGTGGCGGTGGTGCGGGCGCTGGCTTCGGTGGTAATGCTTCCGGCTCGGGAATGGGCGGTGGTTATGGCAACCGCGGGGCAAATCGGGGCAGCGGTTTCGCGGGCGGTGATGGCCGTAACGGCGGGCGCGACGTTGATGGCAATCGTGCTGTGCCATCTGGTGGTGCCCGGCGTGCTGGCGGTGCTCCAGGAAATGGCGGAAATAGCCGTGCTCCTGGAAATGGGATGGGTGGTGCGGCTAACCGGACTGGCGGCAATCCGGGCCGGGTGCCTGGCGGCAATAACCCGAATGCAGGCGGAAATCGTGGCGGACCACGCAATCGTGTGCGCGGCCGTTAA
- the nusA gene encoding transcription termination factor NusA, which yields MSREVLMLVDALAREKNVDKDVVFAALEAALASASKKLFEEDADIRVHIDRESGEHETWRRWRVVPDEAGLQMPDQEILLFEAVEQKPDAQIDDFLEEPVPSIEFGRIGAQAAKQVILQKVRDAEREQILTDFLERGENIMTGSVKRLDKGNFIVESGRVEALLRRDQLIPKENLRVGDRVRAYIAKVDRTARGPQIELSRTAPEFLMRLFEMEVPEIEQGLLEIKAAARDPGVRAKIGVVAYDKRIDPIGTCVGIRGSRVQAVRNELGGENVDIVLWSEDPAQFVIGALAPAAVQSIVVDEEKHSMDVVVDETELAIAIGRSGQNVRLASDLTGWQINIMTPDESAQKQNQERSVLRDLFMARLDVDEEVADILIDEGFASLEEIAYVPLNEMLEIEAFDEDTVHELRNRSRDALLTMAIANEEKVENAVLDLKSLDGVNDDLLARLAEHQVQTRDDLAELAVDELVEMTGMEEEAAKVLIMKAREHWFQ from the coding sequence ATGAGTCGCGAAGTGTTGATGCTGGTGGATGCGCTGGCACGCGAGAAGAACGTCGATAAGGACGTGGTTTTTGCCGCCCTTGAAGCGGCTCTCGCTTCGGCTTCCAAAAAACTCTTCGAAGAAGATGCTGATATCCGTGTGCATATCGACCGCGAAAGCGGTGAGCACGAAACTTGGCGCCGCTGGCGCGTGGTGCCGGATGAGGCAGGGTTGCAGATGCCGGATCAGGAAATTCTGCTGTTCGAAGCGGTCGAGCAAAAGCCTGATGCGCAAATCGATGATTTCCTCGAAGAGCCGGTGCCATCCATTGAATTTGGCCGTATTGGTGCGCAAGCAGCCAAGCAGGTCATTTTGCAAAAAGTGCGTGATGCTGAGCGCGAGCAAATCCTGACTGATTTTCTCGAGCGTGGTGAAAACATCATGACCGGGTCGGTCAAGCGGCTCGATAAAGGTAACTTCATCGTTGAATCTGGCCGGGTCGAGGCGCTGCTGCGACGCGATCAGTTGATTCCGAAAGAAAACCTGCGCGTTGGCGACCGGGTGCGTGCTTATATTGCGAAGGTTGACCGGACTGCCCGCGGTCCACAAATCGAATTGTCGCGTACCGCGCCTGAATTTCTGATGCGTCTCTTTGAGATGGAGGTGCCAGAAATTGAGCAGGGCCTGCTCGAAATCAAGGCGGCAGCACGCGATCCTGGTGTGCGGGCCAAAATTGGCGTGGTTGCCTATGACAAGCGGATCGACCCGATCGGCACCTGTGTTGGCATTCGCGGCTCGCGGGTGCAGGCTGTGCGCAATGAGCTGGGTGGCGAAAATGTCGACATCGTGCTATGGTCAGAAGATCCTGCCCAGTTCGTAATCGGCGCGCTCGCGCCGGCCGCCGTTCAGTCGATTGTCGTCGATGAAGAAAAACATTCGATGGACGTCGTTGTGGACGAAACCGAACTGGCCATCGCTATCGGCCGCAGTGGCCAGAACGTGCGTCTGGCAAGCGACCTGACCGGATGGCAGATCAACATCATGACGCCGGACGAATCTGCGCAAAAGCAGAATCAGGAACGCAGTGTCTTGCGCGATCTGTTCATGGCTCGCCTGGATGTCGATGAAGAAGTGGCTGACATTCTGATCGACGAAGGTTTTGCCAGCCTCGAAGAGATTGCCTACGTCCCGCTCAACGAAATGCTTGAAATCGAGGCATTCGATGAAGACACGGTGCATGAGCTGCGTAACCGTTCGCGCGACGCATTGCTGACCATGGCAATTGCAAACGAGGAAAAAGTAGAGAACGCTGTGCTAGACCTGAAGAGTCTTGACGGTGTGAACGATGATTTGCTGGCCCGGTTGGCTGAACATCAGGTTCAGACCCGTGATGATCTGGCTGAGCTGGCAGTTGATGAACTGGTCGAAATGACCGGAATGGAAGAGGAGGCCGCCAAGGTGTTGATTATGAAGGCCCGTGAACACTGGTTTCAGTGA